In one window of Falsibacillus pallidus DNA:
- a CDS encoding ABC transporter ATP-binding protein: MNNAIVVENLRKEFKAYSSRSGLAGAFRDLFTRNYKIVPAVNDISFTVKKGEMVGYIGENGAGKSTTIKMLTGILTPTSGAVEVNGMNPHKEREKFVNTIGVVFGQRSQLWWDIAVQESFRLLKKVYKVSDEQYDEHMSHVIETLEIGPLLDKPVRKLSLGQRMRCELAAALIHNPPLLFLDEPTIGLDVLVKLKIRQFLKEINEKFNTTILLTTHDLSDIEALCDRVVMLDEGQIIYDGALNQLKQSWGDKKEVEFQFLEQIDEEELVFLTQNLEAVWDIDRRLHKYIATVDANDQKISELIASVVSRFKIKDIKIQETSTEEIIRNIYEKGFV, encoded by the coding sequence ATGAATAACGCAATTGTTGTAGAGAATCTCCGTAAAGAATTCAAGGCTTATTCAAGCCGTTCAGGATTGGCAGGGGCATTTCGCGATCTATTCACGCGGAACTATAAAATCGTCCCCGCCGTCAATGATATAAGCTTTACTGTGAAAAAAGGGGAAATGGTCGGATACATCGGGGAGAATGGAGCAGGAAAATCGACCACGATCAAGATGCTCACAGGAATCTTGACTCCGACATCCGGAGCCGTTGAAGTGAACGGGATGAATCCTCATAAAGAAAGGGAAAAGTTCGTCAATACCATTGGCGTAGTATTCGGCCAGCGTTCCCAGCTTTGGTGGGATATCGCCGTGCAGGAATCGTTTCGCCTTTTGAAAAAGGTATACAAAGTTTCGGATGAACAGTATGACGAGCATATGAGCCACGTCATCGAGACGCTGGAGATCGGACCGCTTTTGGACAAGCCTGTCCGTAAATTATCGCTCGGGCAGAGGATGCGCTGTGAATTGGCAGCAGCCCTCATCCATAATCCACCTCTATTGTTTTTGGATGAACCGACGATTGGACTCGATGTCCTGGTGAAATTAAAAATCAGGCAGTTCCTTAAGGAAATCAATGAGAAATTCAACACGACGATCCTTCTCACAACCCATGACCTTTCTGACATCGAAGCGCTTTGCGATAGAGTGGTCATGCTTGATGAAGGACAGATCATCTACGACGGGGCCCTCAATCAGCTGAAACAGAGCTGGGGAGATAAAAAGGAAGTGGAGTTTCAGTTCCTTGAGCAAATTGATGAAGAAGAGCTTGTGTTCCTCACTCAAAATTTGGAGGCTGTCTGGGATATTGATCGCAGGCTTCATAAATACATCGCGACGGTAGACGCTAATGATCAAAAGATCTCAGAGCTTATCGCTTCCGTTGTATCGAGGTTCAAGATCAAAGATATTAAAATCCAGGAAACCTCCACAGAAGAAATCATCCGAAACATCTATGAAAAAGGCTTCGTGTGA
- a CDS encoding glutamate-1-semialdehyde 2,1-aminomutase, with the protein MNFSKSEHLHKEAVEHIVGGVNSPSRSYKAVGGGSPVAMERGQGAYFWDVDGNRYIDYLAAYGPIITGHAHPHITEAIKKAAENGVLYGTPTPHEVKFAAMLKEAMPAMDKVRFVNSGTEAVMTTIRVARAYTGRDKIIKFAGCYHGHSDLVLVAAGSGPSTLGTPDSAGVPKSIAKEVITVPFNDIEPFKEALAKWGSEIAAVLVEPIVGNFGIVEPKQGFLEAVNELTHEAGALVIYDEVITAFRFMYGGAQDLLNVKPDLTAMGKIIGGGLPIGAYGGKAEIMEKVAPLGPAYQAGTMAGNPASILSGIACLEVLKQEGVYEHLDHLGKLLEEGILKSAEKHNIPITINRLKGAFTVYFTDVTVENYEQAEATDGEMFAKFFKLMLHQGINLAPSKYEAWFLTTAHTEEDIKITLEAVDNAFSKLLSE; encoded by the coding sequence ATGAATTTCAGTAAATCAGAACATTTACATAAAGAAGCAGTAGAACATATCGTCGGCGGCGTCAACAGCCCATCCCGCTCGTATAAAGCCGTTGGCGGCGGTTCACCGGTTGCAATGGAAAGAGGCCAAGGGGCGTACTTCTGGGATGTGGACGGAAACCGATACATCGATTATTTGGCGGCATATGGACCGATCATCACAGGCCATGCGCACCCGCACATCACAGAAGCCATCAAAAAAGCAGCTGAAAACGGGGTCCTTTACGGCACACCGACGCCGCACGAAGTAAAATTTGCGGCCATGCTGAAAGAAGCAATGCCTGCAATGGATAAAGTACGCTTTGTAAATTCCGGTACAGAAGCTGTCATGACGACAATCCGCGTTGCACGCGCATATACAGGCCGCGATAAAATCATCAAGTTTGCCGGCTGCTACCATGGACATTCCGACCTTGTCCTTGTTGCTGCAGGATCTGGCCCATCTACCCTTGGAACACCGGATTCCGCCGGGGTGCCAAAAAGCATTGCAAAAGAGGTCATCACCGTTCCTTTCAATGATATCGAACCGTTTAAAGAAGCATTGGCGAAATGGGGCAGCGAAATTGCCGCTGTGCTTGTAGAGCCGATCGTCGGGAATTTCGGAATCGTGGAACCTAAGCAAGGTTTCTTAGAAGCTGTGAACGAACTGACACACGAAGCAGGCGCACTTGTCATTTATGATGAAGTCATCACAGCGTTCCGCTTTATGTACGGCGGGGCGCAGGACTTGCTGAATGTGAAGCCCGACCTGACTGCAATGGGGAAAATCATCGGAGGCGGCCTTCCGATCGGAGCATATGGCGGAAAGGCTGAAATCATGGAAAAAGTGGCACCGCTGGGACCTGCTTATCAAGCTGGAACGATGGCCGGAAACCCTGCATCCATCCTTTCCGGTATCGCTTGCCTGGAAGTACTCAAGCAAGAAGGCGTCTACGAACATCTTGACCACCTTGGAAAACTGCTTGAAGAAGGCATCCTGAAATCTGCTGAGAAGCACAATATCCCAATCACCATCAACCGTTTGAAAGGTGCATTCACTGTCTACTTCACGGATGTCACAGTTGAGAACTATGAACAGGCGGAAGCGACGGATGGGGAAATGTTTGCGAAATTCTTCAAACTGATGCTTCACCAGGGCATTAACCTGGCACCTTCCAAATATGAAGCCTGGTTCCTGACCACAGCTCATACTGAAGAAGATATCAAGATAACGCTCGAAGCAGTGGACAACGCATTTTCAAAGCTTCTTTCTGAATAA
- a CDS encoding ABC transporter permease, with the protein MFYLKMFFQYVAQYIKVRLQYRTDLLVEFLSDLLFQGVNLVFILIVFGHTKLLSGWSQYEIIFIYGFFLVPFAIFSSFFNIWDFNDRYIVKGEMDRILTRPIHSLFQIILERIELESLLGVVTGIAVMLYSGGKLGIGLHWYDPFLFILFAIGGALVYGGIFIIMAAIGFWSDAKTSIMPMMYNIGNYGRYPVNIYNTVIRFVLTWILPFAFVGVYPASYFLGKEEWYGYAFMTPVIGILFITLSVFLWNKGVKRYRGAGN; encoded by the coding sequence ATGTTTTATTTGAAGATGTTTTTTCAATACGTCGCCCAATATATAAAAGTAAGGCTGCAGTACCGGACAGATTTACTGGTTGAATTTTTATCGGATCTTTTATTTCAAGGCGTGAACCTCGTCTTTATCTTGATTGTCTTTGGCCATACAAAGCTCTTGAGCGGCTGGAGCCAATATGAAATCATCTTTATCTACGGTTTCTTTTTAGTGCCGTTCGCCATTTTTTCATCCTTCTTCAATATTTGGGATTTCAATGACCGCTATATCGTGAAAGGTGAAATGGACAGGATATTGACAAGGCCCATCCATAGCCTGTTTCAAATCATCCTGGAGAGAATTGAATTGGAGTCGCTTCTCGGAGTAGTGACGGGGATTGCTGTCATGCTATACTCCGGAGGCAAATTGGGGATCGGCCTTCATTGGTATGATCCGTTTCTATTCATCTTGTTTGCCATCGGCGGCGCCCTTGTCTATGGAGGAATCTTCATTATAATGGCAGCCATCGGATTCTGGTCTGATGCGAAGACCTCGATCATGCCGATGATGTACAATATCGGGAACTACGGACGGTATCCGGTGAATATCTACAACACGGTCATCCGTTTTGTGCTGACGTGGATCCTGCCATTTGCGTTTGTCGGCGTTTACCCAGCCTCTTATTTCTTGGGGAAAGAAGAATGGTACGGATATGCGTTCATGACGCCGGTAATCGGCATCCTATTTATCACCTTATCTGTCTTCCTATGGAATAAAGGCGTCAAACGCTACCGGGGAGCAGGGAACTGA
- a CDS encoding glutamate synthase-related protein, which yields MPLQKNHWSPHTFKDHHRHEHDACGIVACIEKEKIPTRKNITNCIDALIKMNHRAGFIHDEGDGAGIHIDLPRALWEDKLQQQGHEPALAHSPDFAVGHFFLTNETPLIKEKIIGALAERGLDVLFQSDTTADPSALGTNANKEKPIFFQIGFLARQSPENLSKQLYELSILLENEENIHVASLSGEHAIYKVMGGGELLMKYYHDLKEEKIASAMTLGHNRYSTNTLSTFSRVQPFSLLGHNGEINTISKFREEAEMLQVPLVQSGSDSQDVNRVIETFICRDGLSLFEAMDMVFPPIMDEIEHYPEHLQDLYLHFRENWGHIAQGPAGIVSRFGNEAVFSVDSLGLRPLWMLETDVSILFSSEPGILPNSFYVNDPKPLGPGEKVGLKWKNDRIEVFEHSTFQEEVFARYSAKKNVDGTHLKMQADNFKKIISQTYPAEISNGQYNAFGWKREQIQMLEQMAERGVEPIKSLGHDAPLAAMDPDRKNIADFIKESVAVVTNPAIDREREAEHFSLSVFLGSRPSMDGKDQNHDSMHLASPLLIEGTAGWECYEKMNHPSYDQVVESFVQKKSTHHLSLTMEDNESLSDALNRLSSEAVQAANSGKSLLILDDAAAHSNNHLWMDPHLALSAIHRELTENEVRRNCSLLLRSASIRSLHDIMLAIGLGADAISPYYMFLTVYEETIDPVLHLSEALNKGMEKVLSTIGIHELKGYGRLFSAIGLHEDAANQLNITSFLGSDKVPYDFPAMKEDAFQRRLDYQDEKQRLQKEFHFFPRIWKAIGEVAATGDYTSYREKLEEMEETTPITIRHLTKLKESSKKIEPSAVNIGVGSHSLPFVIASMSFGSQNETAFRAYAEAAERLNMISLNGEGGEIKDMIGKYPHTRGQQIASGRFGVNMELLNSSNLLEIKIGQGAKPGEGGHLPGSKVTEKIAEARNASIGSDLISPSNNHDIYSIEDLAQMIDELKTANPSARIAVKVPVVPNIGTIAVGIAKAGADIITLSGFDGGTGAARIHALQHVGLPVEIGVKAAHNALLEAGLRDYVEIWADGGIKSAMDVLKVMLLGANRIGFGTLSMIAIGCTTCRGCHLDTCHVGIATQIDSEAQAKEHGLRRFVPRQFDMAVAGLMNLFTAFGEELKALTASLGVSSLQEIVGRSDLLVQSEGKNMLDLTYLLEVLEIEQMPKKSMQTLSAVDGSSMAVGAETYGHPGGSSTFHYQGITSNRRNLGSSHSQQAVLSSRKEARFPSSLKLDLTDGSIPGNGLGAYNASGVDIQVHGGAQDGTGKASLGGSIVILKSRGQNGKFINGSVGKGFGYGAQKGLLIAQGDADSRAGIRLSGADLIIGGLPKKTLSAGQHANIASSANIKGFAFEYMTNGRGVVLGDPGPWICAGMTGGVVYLRQDADARLTKETIQQRIAKGAKVSLETLSAKGMADLEELLSSYKDLLKQSGQHVEAAFVEGLMGDLPANFLQVIPAKEQADPSVSTE from the coding sequence ATGCCATTACAAAAAAATCATTGGAGTCCCCACACATTCAAAGATCATCATCGCCACGAACATGACGCATGCGGGATTGTTGCCTGCATTGAAAAAGAGAAAATCCCCACAAGAAAAAACATCACAAATTGTATAGATGCCTTAATCAAGATGAACCACAGAGCAGGCTTCATTCATGATGAAGGAGACGGAGCCGGCATTCATATCGATCTGCCGAGAGCGCTGTGGGAAGACAAACTGCAGCAGCAAGGACACGAGCCCGCTCTTGCCCACTCGCCTGATTTTGCCGTGGGACATTTTTTTCTGACGAATGAAACTCCCCTTATAAAAGAAAAGATAATCGGTGCCTTAGCGGAGCGCGGCCTTGATGTATTATTTCAGTCCGACACAACTGCAGATCCTTCTGCCCTCGGAACCAACGCCAATAAAGAAAAGCCGATATTTTTTCAAATTGGCTTCCTTGCCCGCCAAAGTCCTGAAAACCTATCAAAACAACTATACGAACTTAGCATTCTCCTTGAAAACGAAGAGAACATCCATGTGGCTTCGCTCAGCGGAGAGCATGCCATCTATAAAGTGATGGGCGGCGGGGAACTTTTAATGAAGTATTATCATGATTTGAAAGAAGAAAAAATCGCCTCTGCCATGACTCTCGGACATAACCGCTACTCAACGAACACCCTTTCCACTTTTTCTCGCGTCCAGCCCTTCAGCCTTTTAGGCCACAATGGTGAAATCAATACGATTTCGAAATTCAGGGAAGAAGCAGAAATGCTCCAAGTCCCGCTCGTCCAGTCAGGAAGCGACTCACAGGATGTCAACAGGGTCATCGAAACCTTTATTTGCCGCGACGGCCTTTCCCTGTTTGAAGCAATGGATATGGTCTTCCCTCCAATCATGGATGAAATCGAGCACTATCCGGAACATCTCCAGGATTTATATCTCCATTTCCGGGAGAATTGGGGGCATATCGCCCAAGGTCCGGCAGGCATCGTTTCCCGATTTGGCAATGAAGCGGTCTTCAGCGTCGATTCCCTTGGCCTTCGTCCATTGTGGATGCTTGAAACGGATGTTTCTATTCTTTTTTCATCGGAACCTGGGATTCTGCCAAACTCTTTCTATGTGAATGATCCAAAGCCGTTGGGGCCAGGTGAGAAAGTGGGACTGAAATGGAAGAATGATAGAATCGAAGTTTTTGAACACAGCACCTTTCAGGAGGAGGTTTTTGCCCGTTATTCCGCTAAGAAAAATGTGGACGGAACCCACTTGAAAATGCAGGCGGACAATTTTAAGAAAATCATTTCTCAAACGTATCCTGCTGAAATTTCAAACGGGCAGTACAATGCCTTCGGATGGAAGCGCGAACAGATTCAAATGCTCGAGCAAATGGCTGAACGAGGGGTCGAACCAATCAAGTCTCTTGGACATGATGCCCCGCTTGCCGCAATGGATCCGGACAGAAAGAATATCGCGGATTTCATCAAGGAAAGCGTGGCGGTCGTAACCAATCCTGCCATCGACCGTGAACGGGAAGCTGAACATTTTTCCCTTTCCGTCTTTTTAGGATCGCGTCCTTCAATGGATGGAAAAGATCAAAACCATGATTCCATGCATCTAGCTTCCCCCCTTCTCATTGAAGGAACAGCGGGCTGGGAGTGTTATGAGAAAATGAATCACCCAAGCTATGATCAAGTGGTAGAATCTTTCGTGCAAAAAAAGAGCACCCATCATCTTTCACTGACGATGGAAGATAATGAGAGCCTTTCCGATGCGTTGAATCGCCTTTCATCAGAAGCTGTTCAAGCTGCCAACAGCGGCAAGTCCCTTTTAATTCTGGACGACGCCGCTGCCCATAGCAACAATCACCTTTGGATGGATCCACACCTTGCATTATCCGCCATCCATAGAGAGCTGACGGAAAATGAAGTGAGACGGAACTGCTCCCTCCTCCTCCGTTCCGCTTCCATCCGTTCGCTGCATGACATCATGCTTGCCATCGGACTTGGGGCAGATGCCATCAGTCCTTACTATATGTTCTTGACGGTCTATGAAGAGACAATCGACCCCGTCCTTCATTTGTCTGAAGCGTTGAATAAAGGAATGGAAAAAGTATTGTCCACCATCGGCATCCATGAATTAAAGGGATATGGAAGACTTTTTTCTGCCATCGGACTTCATGAGGATGCGGCCAATCAATTAAATATAACGAGCTTCCTTGGTTCTGATAAAGTGCCATATGATTTCCCTGCCATGAAGGAAGATGCCTTCCAGCGAAGACTTGATTATCAGGATGAGAAACAGCGCCTGCAAAAGGAATTTCATTTCTTCCCCCGGATCTGGAAAGCCATTGGGGAAGTTGCTGCGACAGGCGATTACACTTCCTACCGTGAAAAATTGGAGGAAATGGAGGAAACGACCCCGATCACCATCCGCCACCTGACAAAGCTGAAGGAAAGCAGCAAGAAAATAGAGCCTTCTGCCGTCAATATCGGAGTGGGGTCGCACAGCCTGCCTTTTGTCATTGCTTCGATGTCTTTTGGCTCTCAGAACGAAACAGCTTTCCGAGCTTATGCTGAGGCGGCCGAACGGCTCAACATGATCAGCCTGAATGGAGAAGGCGGCGAAATCAAGGACATGATCGGAAAGTATCCGCATACGCGTGGACAGCAGATTGCCTCAGGAAGATTCGGCGTAAATATGGAGCTGCTGAACTCCTCCAATCTGCTTGAAATCAAGATCGGCCAAGGTGCAAAACCTGGTGAAGGCGGTCATCTCCCTGGATCGAAAGTGACGGAGAAAATAGCCGAAGCGCGGAATGCGTCCATCGGCTCCGACCTCATTTCGCCATCGAACAACCATGATATCTACTCCATTGAAGATCTTGCCCAGATGATCGATGAGTTAAAAACAGCCAACCCTTCAGCGAGAATTGCCGTAAAAGTTCCTGTTGTACCAAACATCGGCACCATTGCAGTCGGCATTGCGAAAGCCGGAGCGGATATTATCACACTCAGCGGTTTTGACGGCGGCACCGGTGCTGCGAGGATCCATGCCCTCCAGCATGTCGGACTCCCGGTTGAAATCGGTGTAAAAGCAGCGCACAATGCCCTCTTGGAAGCCGGCCTCCGCGATTATGTGGAAATTTGGGCTGACGGCGGCATCAAAAGTGCAATGGATGTCCTGAAAGTCATGCTGCTCGGGGCGAACCGGATCGGGTTCGGCACGCTATCCATGATTGCCATCGGATGTACGACATGCAGGGGCTGCCACTTGGATACGTGCCACGTCGGAATCGCGACACAGATCGATTCCGAAGCACAGGCAAAGGAGCACGGCCTGCGCAGGTTTGTTCCAAGACAATTCGATATGGCCGTAGCTGGGCTGATGAATCTCTTCACCGCTTTTGGAGAAGAATTAAAAGCACTGACTGCTTCATTAGGAGTTTCCAGCCTGCAGGAGATTGTCGGACGTTCGGATCTCCTGGTACAGTCAGAAGGCAAAAATATGCTTGATTTGACTTACCTTTTGGAAGTTCTGGAAATCGAACAGATGCCTAAAAAATCAATGCAAACTTTATCTGCCGTAGATGGTTCTTCCATGGCCGTTGGAGCGGAAACCTATGGTCATCCTGGCGGCAGCAGCACTTTCCATTATCAAGGCATCACCTCCAACCGAAGGAATCTCGGAAGCTCCCACTCCCAGCAAGCGGTCTTATCTTCAAGAAAAGAAGCCCGCTTCCCTTCTTCCTTGAAGCTCGACCTGACAGACGGATCCATCCCTGGAAACGGTCTCGGGGCATACAATGCGAGTGGCGTTGACATCCAAGTCCATGGCGGTGCACAGGACGGAACAGGTAAAGCATCATTAGGCGGATCAATCGTCATCCTGAAATCCAGAGGGCAAAACGGGAAGTTCATTAACGGATCAGTAGGAAAAGGATTCGGGTATGGAGCGCAGAAAGGGCTTCTCATTGCACAGGGAGATGCCGATTCAAGAGCAGGAATCCGCTTGTCTGGCGCAGACTTGATCATCGGGGGACTTCCGAAAAAGACGCTCTCAGCCGGACAGCATGCCAATATCGCATCTTCTGCGAATATTAAGGGATTTGCCTTTGAATACATGACCAACGGCCGCGGCGTGGTTTTAGGGGATCCAGGTCCTTGGATCTGCGCAGGAATGACCGGCGGAGTCGTCTATTTGAGGCAAGATGCTGATGCCAGGCTGACGAAAGAAACCATTCAGCAGCGGATCGCCAAAGGTGCCAAAGTTTCCCTTGAAACCTTGTCCGCAAAAGGAATGGCTGATTTGGAAGAACTGTTGTCAAGCTATAAAGATCTCTTGAAACAGAGCGGCCAGCACGTTGAAGCCGCGTTTGTGGAAGGACTGATGGGAGACCTCCCGGCAAACTTCCTGCAAGTCATCCCTGCCAAAGAGCAGGCAGACCCTTCCGTGTCGACGGAGTGA
- a CDS encoding ABC transporter permease, translating to MGKYLEMIRIRFLMMLAYRTNYYSGILIYSINIGAYYFLWQAIYGGKQDIEGLSVLQMTTYIAVAWMARAFYFNNIDREIAQEIKEGKVAVELIRPYSYLGMKTMQGLGEGIFRLLFFSIPGMVIVSLIFRLHVAFDPSVWSWFGISIVLSFIINTQINLLTGMTTFFLFNNDGLIRAKRVVIDLFSGLLLPISFFPMWAQTVMKYLPFQGISYVPSMIFTEGFKGNEMIQAILLQLAWTVILLIPIGVLWKLAKKQMIIQGG from the coding sequence ATGGGAAAATACTTGGAAATGATTCGCATCCGCTTTTTGATGATGCTGGCGTATCGGACCAACTATTATAGCGGCATCCTGATCTACAGCATCAACATCGGGGCCTACTACTTCCTTTGGCAGGCTATTTATGGAGGGAAGCAGGACATTGAAGGACTCTCTGTTCTCCAGATGACCACCTATATCGCTGTTGCCTGGATGGCGCGGGCATTTTATTTCAACAATATCGACCGTGAAATCGCCCAGGAGATCAAAGAAGGAAAGGTTGCGGTGGAACTCATCCGGCCTTACAGCTATCTAGGAATGAAAACGATGCAGGGTCTTGGGGAAGGAATCTTCCGTCTGCTGTTTTTCTCTATTCCCGGCATGGTCATCGTTTCGTTGATATTCAGGCTCCACGTGGCATTTGATCCGTCGGTATGGTCCTGGTTCGGAATATCGATTGTCCTCAGTTTCATCATCAACACCCAGATCAACCTGCTGACAGGAATGACGACTTTTTTCTTATTTAATAACGATGGCTTGATCCGTGCCAAAAGGGTGGTCATTGATTTGTTTTCCGGTCTGCTGCTCCCGATCAGTTTCTTTCCGATGTGGGCGCAAACCGTCATGAAGTATTTGCCGTTTCAAGGCATCAGCTATGTGCCGAGCATGATTTTCACAGAAGGCTTCAAAGGAAACGAAATGATCCAGGCGATCCTCCTGCAATTGGCGTGGACCGTCATTTTGCTCATCCCGATAGGCGTCCTGTGGAAGCTGGCAAAAAAACAAATGATTATTCAAGGAGGGTGA